Proteins encoded by one window of Danaus plexippus chromosome Z, MEX_DaPlex, whole genome shotgun sequence:
- the LOC116778038 gene encoding collagenase-like, giving the protein MAALGALLVLFAVSWVGAYPSPQHADFPENARGGNTRIVSGWEAVNGQIPYQLSLRMVDASGSVFGCGATLIHNEWAMTAAHCTARRVTIVIRVGGVELSRPSLILESTEYYNHPLYIESLAGVVQPNDIGLIKLNKYVQYNDLIQPIRIQRDADKNKDYSEVRLQASGWGRTWTNGASPQILNWVYLLGVSNNFCRSLFTNIVVDSTICANAYNVSSQSTCQGDSGGPLVVVDEDGQLTQVGVSSFVSSSGCHTPLPAGFIRPGHYHSWFSEITGIDFDWDFVQPTVPEPSTTEEVTTSVTEDLTTEPAEDVTTGAPEDLTTEPSEEVTTGAPEDLTTEPSEEVTTGAPEDLTTEGAEEITTEASTAAPEEEEEQEEDKDEDEDDEDEDEDEEDESGSEEDSEDDEDDEDDDEEDEEDDEDDEDDEEDEE; this is encoded by the exons ATGGCCGCGTTAGGTGCTCTTCTCGTTTTATTCGCTGTGTCGtgg gttGGCGCTTATCCTAGTCCGCAACACGCTGACTTCCCCGAAAATGCACGAG gAGGGAATACGAGGATAGTTTCTGGTTGGGAGGCAGTTAATGGCCAAATCCCATACCAACTATCTCTCCGTATGGTGGATGCCAGCGGCAGTGTGTTTGGATGTGGCGCTACCCTTATCCACAACGAATGGGCCATGACTGCTGCACATTGCACTGCTCG CCGGGTGACCATCGTCATCCGCGTGGGTGGAGTTGAGCTTTCCCGACCATCTCTGATATTGGAGTCTACGGAATACTACAACCATCCCTTGTACATCGAATCCTTAGCTGGTGTCGTTCAACCCAACGACATCGGTCTGATCAAACTCAACAAATACGTTCAATATAACG ACCTCATTCAGCCCATCAGAATCCAACGTGACGCAGACAAAAATAAGGACTACAGCGAAGTGAGGCTTCAAGCTAGCGGCTGGGGCAGAACTTGGACTAACG GAGCCTCCCCTCAAATCTTGAACTGGGTCTATTTACTTGGAGTTAGCAACAATTTCTGCCGCTCTCTATTCACTAACATCGTCGTTGACTCTACGATCTGTGCAAACGCATACAATGTGTCATCTCAGTCCACTTGCCag ggTGACAGCGGTGGCCCCTTGGTTGTCGTTGATGAAGATGGCCAACTTACTCAGGTCGGTGTATCTTCCTTCGTGTCCAGCTCCGGCTGCCACACACCTTTACCCGCTG GTTTCATCCGCCCTGGACATTATCATAGCTGGTTCAGTGAAATTACTGGCATCGACTTTGATTGGGATTTCGTCCAGCCTACTGTACCTGAACCCAGTACTACAGAAGAAGTAACAACCAGTGTCACTGAAGATTTAACAACTGAACCTGCTGAAGATGTAACAACTGGCGCCCCTGAAGATTTAACAACTGAACCTTCCGAAGAAGTAACAACTGGTGCTCCTGAAGATTTAACAACTGAACCTTCCGAAGAAGTAACAACTGGTGCTCCTGAAGATTTAACAACTGAAGGTGCTGAAGAAATAACAACTGAGGCTTCTACTGCTGCCCctgaagaagaagaagaacaGGAGGAGGACAAGGACGAGGACGAGGATGACGAAGACGAAGATGAGGACGAAGAAGATGAGTCTGGCAGTGAAGAAGACAGTGAAGATGATGAAGACGATGAAGATGACGATGAAGAAGACGAAGAAGACGACGAAGACGATGAAGACGATGAAGAAGACGAAGAATAG